In Streptomyces durocortorensis, a genomic segment contains:
- a CDS encoding ABC transporter permease — MSPTGRGRLKAARLGPRDVLHVGSAGLRSRPMRVVLSALGIAIGIATMISVVGISASSQAQLLRELDKLGTNLLVASPGESMFAGEDVKLPEESVGMVGRIKGVQEVGATADLDTTVRRNEKIDEGDTGGISVKATTADLLRVLRGEVSSGSWLNAATGRYPSVVLGHVSAERLGVTKPGQQVWLGDRYFTVVGILAPLPLAPEIERSALIGWEGAKRLLSFDGHPTSVYERSTDAAVNDVRKAMAATVDPRNPQNVKVTDPSSALRAKAATEGAFSSLLLGLGGIALLVGGVGVANTMIISVLERRYEIGLRRSLGATRGQIRIQFVTESLMLSGLGGLAGVALGAAATGVYASSGGLPWVVPLWAVGGGFGATLVIGTVAGLYPAVRASRLSPTLALHAA, encoded by the coding sequence GTGAGCCCCACAGGCCGGGGCCGGCTGAAGGCAGCCCGACTGGGCCCCCGGGACGTACTGCACGTGGGCTCGGCGGGCCTGCGCAGCCGCCCGATGCGGGTGGTGCTCTCGGCCCTGGGCATCGCCATCGGTATCGCCACGATGATCTCGGTGGTCGGCATCTCCGCCTCCAGCCAGGCCCAACTGCTCCGCGAACTGGACAAGTTGGGCACGAACCTCCTCGTGGCCTCGCCGGGCGAATCGATGTTCGCCGGTGAGGACGTCAAACTGCCCGAGGAATCGGTCGGAATGGTGGGCCGGATCAAGGGCGTGCAGGAGGTCGGCGCGACAGCCGACCTGGACACGACCGTGCGCCGCAACGAGAAGATCGACGAGGGCGACACGGGCGGGATCTCCGTCAAGGCGACGACAGCCGATCTGCTCCGCGTCCTGCGGGGCGAGGTCAGCAGCGGCAGCTGGCTCAACGCGGCGACCGGCCGCTACCCCTCCGTCGTACTCGGCCATGTCTCCGCCGAACGCCTCGGCGTCACGAAGCCGGGCCAGCAGGTGTGGCTGGGCGACCGGTACTTCACGGTCGTCGGCATCCTGGCCCCGCTCCCGCTCGCCCCGGAGATCGAGCGCTCCGCCCTGATCGGCTGGGAGGGCGCGAAACGCCTGCTGTCCTTCGACGGCCACCCGACGTCGGTGTACGAGCGCTCGACGGACGCGGCGGTCAACGACGTGCGCAAGGCGATGGCGGCGACGGTCGACCCGCGGAACCCGCAGAACGTGAAGGTGACCGACCCGTCGTCGGCGCTCCGCGCGAAGGCGGCGACCGAGGGGGCGTTCAGCAGCCTGCTGCTGGGCCTGGGCGGCATCGCGCTGCTGGTCGGGGGCGTCGGAGTGGCCAACACCATGATCATTTCGGTCCTGGAGCGCCGGTACGAGATCGGCCTGCGCCGCTCCCTGGGCGCGACCCGGGGCCAGATCCGCATCCAGTTCGTCACGGAGTCGCTGATGCTGTCCGGCCTGGGCGGCCTGGCGGGCGTGGCCCTGGGCGCGGCGGCGACGGGGGTCTACGCGTCGTCCGGCGGACTGCCCTGGGTGGTCCCGCTGTGGGCGGTCGGCGGGGGCTTCGGCGCGACGCTGGTGATCGGCACGGTGGCGGGCCTCTACCCGGCGGTCCGGGCGTCCCGCCTGTCCCCGACACTGGCGCTGCACGCGGCATGA
- a CDS encoding ABC transporter ATP-binding protein has product MSRHADTGRHADTGTAPDTSAAPSTSAAPGTSAYAGTGTDAHAGTGTGTAPRTRTVVALNGVTKEYPGPVAALRGVDLTVEEGELLGIVGPSGSGKSTLLHIIGTLDRPTAGSVHIAGHDVAALSDRRLSALRAQHVGFVFQAFHLVPGVSARDNVAEGLLYSGLSRSVRRRKAAEALERVGLADRVDHKPHQLSGGQKQRVAIARAVVGEPALLLADEPTGALDSASGEAVMQLLRDLNREGATIAVITHDTEIARKLPREVRIRDGQVVADVRNPSSVPSMVTGAGR; this is encoded by the coding sequence ATGAGCAGGCACGCGGATACGGGCAGGCACGCGGATACGGGCACGGCCCCCGACACGAGCGCGGCCCCCAGTACAAGCGCGGCTCCCGGCACAAGCGCGTACGCCGGTACGGGCACGGACGCGCACGCCGGTACAGGCACGGGCACGGCCCCCCGCACCCGCACGGTCGTCGCCCTCAACGGCGTCACCAAGGAGTACCCGGGCCCGGTCGCCGCGCTGCGCGGGGTCGACCTCACCGTCGAGGAGGGCGAACTCCTCGGCATCGTCGGCCCCTCCGGCTCCGGCAAGTCCACACTGCTGCACATCATCGGCACCCTGGACCGCCCCACCGCCGGGTCCGTCCACATCGCCGGCCACGACGTGGCGGCCCTCTCCGACCGCCGCCTCTCCGCGCTGCGGGCCCAGCACGTGGGCTTCGTCTTCCAGGCGTTCCACCTGGTCCCCGGCGTCAGCGCCCGCGACAACGTGGCCGAGGGCCTCCTCTACTCCGGCCTCTCCCGCTCCGTACGCCGCCGCAAGGCCGCCGAGGCGCTGGAGCGGGTGGGCCTCGCGGACCGCGTGGACCACAAGCCGCACCAGCTCTCGGGCGGCCAGAAGCAGCGGGTGGCCATCGCCCGGGCGGTGGTCGGCGAACCCGCGCTGCTGCTGGCCGACGAACCGACCGGGGCGCTGGACTCGGCGTCCGGGGAAGCGGTGATGCAGCTGCTGCGCGACCTCAACCGGGAGGGGGCCACGATCGCGGTCATCACGCACGACACGGAGATCGCGCGGAAGCTGCCTCGCGAGGTGCGCATCCGGGACGGCCAGGTGGTGGCGGACGTACGGAATCCTTCCTCCGTACCGTCCATGGTGACGGGGGCGGGCCGGTGA